The proteins below are encoded in one region of Tsuneonella sp. CC-YZS046:
- the fabZ gene encoding 3-hydroxyacyl-ACP dehydratase FabZ codes for MSGTTQAAGGAYDICKILNALPHRYPLLLVDRVESLTIGEEIHAIKAVSFNEQFFQGHFPGRPIMPGVLIVEAMAQAAAILAIETLELAGSGKLVYFMAIEEAKFRSPVEPGCLLDLHVGFVQKRARVCKFWGKAMVGGKLACEVQFTAMVADPPEEQA; via the coding sequence GTGAGCGGAACGACCCAGGCGGCAGGCGGCGCATACGATATCTGCAAGATATTGAATGCGTTGCCTCATCGCTATCCGTTGCTCCTGGTCGATCGGGTGGAATCCCTGACGATCGGCGAGGAGATTCACGCGATCAAGGCTGTAAGTTTCAACGAGCAGTTCTTTCAGGGCCATTTCCCTGGGCGGCCGATCATGCCGGGCGTGCTCATCGTCGAGGCGATGGCGCAGGCGGCGGCCATTCTCGCAATCGAGACGCTGGAACTGGCGGGCAGCGGCAAGCTCGTCTATTTCATGGCGATCGAGGAAGCCAAGTTCCGCAGCCCGGTCGAGCCTGGATGCCTGCTGGATCTCCATGTCGGCTTCGTCCAGAAGCGCGCGCGTGTGTGCAAGTTCTGGGGGAAGGCGATGGTCGGCGGCAAACTTGCCTGCGAGGTGCAGTTCACGGCCATGGTGGCCGATCCGCCGGAGGAGCAAGCCTGA
- the rpmE gene encoding 50S ribosomal protein L31, producing MKADIHPDYHTIKVQMTNGTVFETRSTWGKEGDTMTLEIDPTSHPAWTGGPQRLQDGGRVAQFNKRFGGLSLKKK from the coding sequence ATGAAGGCCGATATCCATCCCGATTACCACACCATCAAGGTGCAGATGACCAATGGCACCGTGTTCGAAACCCGCTCGACCTGGGGCAAGGAAGGCGACACGATGACGCTGGAAATCGACCCCACCAGCCACCCCGCCTGGACGGGTGGCCCTCAGCGCCTGCAGGATGGCGGCCGCGTCGCCCAGTTCAACAAGCGGTTTGGCGGGCTTTCGCTCAAGAAGAAATGA